One region of Pogona vitticeps strain Pit_001003342236 chromosome 1, PviZW2.1, whole genome shotgun sequence genomic DNA includes:
- the RAG2 gene encoding V(D)J recombination-activating protein 2 — MACLPEKMSLQMVSTIQNSSLIQPGFSLLNFDGQVFLFGQKGWPKRSCPTGIFLLDFKKDELKLKPAYFSKDSCYLPPLRYPAICTLNGSAVLSEKCQYIIHGGKTPNNELSDKMYIMSMISKNSKKVTFRCTEKELVGEVPEARYGHSINVVHSQDKNMIVIIGGRSYMAIEQRTTENWNAVVDCRPYVFLIDPQFGCCTSYAFPELQSGFSFHLSLAHNDTIYILGGHSIENNTRPPNLYRIKIDLPLGSPAVSCCFLPGGISVSSAIMTQTGDHEFVIVGGYHSDNQKRMVCNTVRLEENKPEILERETPEWTQEIKHCKIWFGSDMGNGAILFGIPGDNRQLISDANYFYVLKCQGESDQDSEQMAQMCSQSSTEDGGESTPFEDSEEFSFSFDFTDIDTYNEDDEKDDSDTGYWITCSAGCDIDINTWVPLYSTELNKPAMIFCSHGDGHWVHAQCMDLSEETLIHLSEVNVKYFCTEHISLARGLQTPRETPPLAKTPMKALRRKKSMKVVTPAKKYFIRKLFE; from the coding sequence ATGGCTTGTTTGCCAGAGAAGATGTCTCTTCAGATGGTATCTACCATTCAAAACTCTTCCCTGATCCAACCAGGATTTTCTTTGCTCAACTTTGATGGTcaagtttttttgtttgggcaGAAAGGCTGGCCCAAGAGGTCCTGTCCTACTGGGATTTTCTTGCTTGATTTCAAAAAGGATGAGCTCAAACTAAAGCCAGCATACTTCTCCAAGGATTCTTGCTACCTCCCCCCTTTGCGGTACCCTGCAATCTGTACTCTCAACGGTAGTGCAGTGCTGTCTGAAAAATGTCAATATATCATCCACGGAGGAAAAACGCCCAACAATGAACTTTCTGATAAGATGTACATCATGAGCATGATCAGCAAGAACAGTAAGAAGGTCACCTTCAGGTGTACTGAGAAAGAATTGGTTGGAGAGGTACCTGAAGCAAGATATGGCCATTCCATCAATGTCGTTCATAGTCAAGATAAAAATATGATTGTCATAATTGGAGGAAGGTCATACATGGCTATTGAACAAAGGACCACTGAAAATTGGAATGCTGTAGTTGACTGCAGGCCATATGTATTTCTGATTGACCCTCAATTTGGATGCTGCACCTCATATGCTTTCCCAGAACTTCAGAGCGGATTCTCTTTTCATCTCTCCCTTGCCCATAATGATACCATTTATATATTGGGAGGCCATTCCATTGAAAATAACACCAGACCCCCAAATCTTTATAGAATAAAAATTGaccttcctttagggagcccaGCTGTGAGCTGCTGCTTCTTGCCTGGGGGAATTTCAGTATCTAGTGCAATCATGACCCAAACTGGAGACCATGAATTTGTCATTGTTGGGGGCTATCATTCTGACAACCAGAAAAGAATGGTTTGTAATACAGTCCGCCTAGAAGAGAACAAGCCAGAGATTTTGGAAAGGGAGACCCCAGAATGGACCCAAGAAATCAAGCACTGCAAGATATGGTTTGGGAGTGACATGGGAAATGGGGCTATACTATTTGGTATTCCAGGAGACAACAGGCAACTAATTTCAGATGCAAACTACTTTTATGTATTGAAATGTCAAGGAGAAAGTGATCAGGACTCAGAACAGATGGCACAAATGTGCAGTCAAAGTTCTACAGAAGATGGAGGAGAATCTACTCCTTTCGAAGACTCAGAGGAATTCTCCTTCAGCTTTGACTTTACTGATATTGACACCTATAATGAAGATGATGAGAAAGATGATTCTGATACTGGCTACTGGATCACCTGCTCTGCAGGATGTGATATTGATATCAACACTTGGGTGCCTTTGTATTCAACAGAACTCAACAAGCCAGCAATGATCTTTTGCTCACATGGAGATGGCCACTGGGTCCATGCTCAATGTATGGATCTATCTGAGGAGACACTTATTCACCTTTCAGAGGTAAACGTCAAGTATTTCTGTACTGAACACATCAGTTTGGCCAGGGGACTACAAACCCCCAGAGAGACTCCTCCTTTAGCAAAGACACCCATGAAAGCATTGCGGCGGAAAAAGAGTATGAAGGTTGTCACACCTGCAAAAAAGTATTTTATTCGGAAACTGTTTGAATGA